A section of the Leptotrichia sp. HSP-342 genome encodes:
- a CDS encoding molecular chaperone: MRLFYEEELRRKSYYEMYQIAIEEHLVNVHVETPTREELISLLMKYRGVKGNYCIDKFNKNGLVNVQELFDNKLGERIHHENKIRVPHKIILYKELDLMREDNYKIEIPENVSSANVFLINANNYLCGVFQLEKDLNSRNKYFLISKKEFFRVETLRNNKFSFLFFKENDLKFIHKFYNLKEDEMMPLYPYQMDYYKVEIENFVVKNLETTNTPLCIDFGTVNTALGAYLDKNYVKDLPTNDILNGNVVIDAINYVKFDDGERHYREIFPTLVYIDNCSDANNIKYSFGYDVIRKLERNDYIVNGSIFYSLKRWVHEHNKLEKINDEFGNILYVKRKDIIKAYLKYVVNRAEYMFKCKFKKIHASSPVKLKEQFLTMFQEIFMVENKFNKNQNSEISEKNIISSEKNYEYEIIRENAMDEAIAVLYNTIEIQIRKRKYKENEEYSALIIDCGGGTTDLAACKYVISKDKISYYLDIRTSFENGDENFGGNDLTYRIMQFLKIVLGAKYSENRVVSINDLIKYDNDMIYKVIDDSGVEKIFENLNLEYEKYENVIPTKYSQFENKMSEEYQKIRNNFYMLWEAAENLKKEFFTSDGRLRTRFDVPRNYEKRNDIHITQLKSWKIHTYENGIFTTITDYPRHIFTIKEIEKIVKADIYGMLRKFLNTYYKEGLLFEYSLIKLSGQSTKISTFQEVLKEFVPGKMIEYKELSHRDDYELKLNCLDGAIKYLDYKRFGHIDVEIVNEVPLVPYSVWVEKYDGEKVEMIQTSRKADILIGQIDKKISAEELKIYVYTAEGELKKEMIYKNEDNYEEMDAQEILPEFINIISQNDTDTIQNNTVRFFIYTDLNNWGFFVVPIQRKSDQLYLGRKEYFPYEDNLSENSYFDGNH, translated from the coding sequence ATGAGATTATTTTATGAAGAGGAATTGCGAAGAAAATCTTATTATGAGATGTATCAGATTGCAATCGAGGAACATTTGGTAAATGTGCATGTGGAAACGCCTACTAGAGAAGAGCTTATCTCACTTTTGATGAAATATAGAGGGGTCAAGGGAAATTACTGTATTGACAAGTTTAATAAAAACGGGCTTGTGAATGTTCAGGAACTTTTTGATAATAAACTTGGTGAGAGGATTCATCATGAGAATAAAATACGGGTGCCACACAAGATTATTTTATACAAGGAGCTTGATTTGATGAGGGAAGACAATTATAAAATTGAGATTCCTGAAAATGTGAGTAGTGCAAATGTTTTTCTTATAAATGCAAATAATTACTTGTGTGGGGTTTTTCAGCTGGAAAAGGATTTGAATAGCAGAAATAAGTATTTTCTGATTAGTAAAAAGGAATTTTTTAGAGTTGAAACGCTGAGAAATAATAAATTTTCATTTTTGTTCTTTAAAGAAAATGACTTGAAATTTATTCATAAATTTTATAATTTGAAGGAAGATGAAATGATGCCGCTTTATCCATATCAGATGGACTATTATAAAGTTGAAATTGAAAATTTTGTTGTGAAAAATCTGGAAACTACGAATACGCCACTTTGTATTGATTTTGGAACAGTAAATACGGCTCTTGGGGCATATCTGGATAAAAATTATGTGAAGGATTTGCCCACTAATGATATTTTGAATGGAAATGTTGTAATAGATGCGATAAATTATGTGAAATTTGATGACGGAGAGAGACATTACCGTGAGATTTTTCCAACGTTAGTTTATATTGATAATTGCAGTGATGCTAATAATATTAAGTATTCATTTGGGTATGATGTGATAAGAAAGCTAGAGAGAAATGACTATATTGTCAATGGCTCGATTTTTTACAGCTTGAAAAGGTGGGTGCATGAACATAATAAACTTGAGAAAATTAATGATGAGTTTGGAAATATTCTGTATGTAAAAAGAAAGGATATAATAAAGGCGTACTTAAAATATGTTGTGAATCGTGCAGAATATATGTTTAAATGCAAATTTAAAAAAATTCACGCTTCAAGCCCTGTAAAATTAAAGGAGCAGTTTTTGACGATGTTTCAAGAAATTTTTATGGTGGAAAATAAATTTAATAAAAATCAGAATTCTGAAATTTCTGAAAAAAATATAATTTCAAGCGAGAAAAATTATGAATATGAGATTATTCGTGAAAATGCGATGGATGAAGCGATTGCGGTGCTGTATAACACAATTGAGATACAGATAAGGAAGAGGAAATATAAGGAGAATGAAGAATATAGTGCATTAATTATTGACTGTGGTGGTGGGACGACGGATTTGGCGGCTTGTAAATATGTGATTAGTAAGGACAAAATTTCATATTATCTGGATATAAGAACAAGCTTTGAAAATGGGGACGAGAATTTTGGTGGAAATGACTTGACTTACAGAATTATGCAGTTTCTGAAAATTGTACTTGGGGCAAAATATTCTGAAAATAGGGTTGTTTCTATTAATGATTTGATAAAATATGACAATGATATGATTTACAAGGTAATTGATGACAGCGGTGTTGAGAAAATCTTTGAAAATCTGAATTTGGAATATGAAAAGTATGAAAATGTGATTCCTACAAAATATTCGCAGTTTGAGAATAAAATGAGTGAAGAATATCAGAAAATACGGAACAACTTTTATATGCTATGGGAAGCGGCTGAAAATCTTAAAAAGGAATTTTTTACATCCGATGGAAGACTGCGGACACGTTTTGATGTGCCTAGAAATTATGAAAAACGGAATGATATTCATATAACGCAGTTGAAAAGCTGGAAAATTCATACTTATGAAAATGGAATATTTACCACAATAACAGATTACCCAAGACATATTTTTACGATAAAGGAAATTGAAAAAATCGTAAAAGCTGATATTTACGGAATGCTCAGAAAATTTTTGAATACATATTACAAGGAAGGGCTACTTTTTGAATATTCATTAATAAAATTAAGCGGACAGTCAACGAAAATCAGTACATTTCAGGAAGTCCTAAAGGAATTTGTTCCAGGAAAGATGATTGAATACAAGGAACTGAGCCATCGTGATGATTACGAGCTAAAATTGAACTGTCTGGATGGAGCTATAAAATATCTGGATTATAAGCGTTTTGGACATATAGATGTGGAAATTGTGAATGAAGTTCCGCTTGTGCCGTATTCTGTGTGGGTGGAAAAATACGATGGGGAAAAAGTGGAAATGATACAGACTTCACGAAAGGCTGATATTCTGATTGGACAAATTGACAAAAAGATTTCTGCTGAAGAACTAAAAATTTATGTTTATACTGCAGAAGGTGAATTGAAGAAAGAAATGATTTATAAAAATGAGGATAACTACGAAGAAATGGACGCACAGGAAATTTTGCCTGAATTTATAAATATAATTTCTCAAAATGATACCGATACAATTCAAAATAACACAGTAAGATTTTTTATTTATACTGATTTGAACAACTGGGGATTTTTTGTAGTTCCAATCCAAAGGAAATCAGACCAGCTTTATCTTGGACGAAAGGAATATTTCCCTTATGAAGATAATTTAAGTGAAAATTCCTATTTTGACGGAAATCACTAA
- a CDS encoding PP2C family protein-serine/threonine phosphatase, with translation MRKDEAKFITEFLSEAGTKVENNDYFGYVLLDNYAIWAVADGFDEEEGAKVAARIAVESAIEYFMLRPRFNYDVIKEMMDYANLKVKEKQEETQKYSLMHTSLLIIISNYNSILYGNIGNTRFYHIRGGYIISQSRDDTIAQLLVDEEALNISDMRFHRQRNDLLQAIGDFGKIKPNIIKKPVELMEKDVFCLTTVGFWENIDEHDMENDLSRFEDKKQWLNSLEKRILASLRDNIENYTIAQVEVGAVASPEPMEKNKRKLIKKIILVMLIIVVIILFVIIWNVKRRNGILQAATQYEKLADEEILKKNFNNSIDNLKLEIGEYEKLKPKSRGIIGFLTNAEKKRADASKKIDEINKKIGETEKIKKAFSDISEGNEMFNSGNYDEANVKYQQAKYNLNDNSYKRDELNTEEILTTLDSRINSTVKLKEAKALEVAGDTAVNEGSYNLAKVSYKNAADMYLANGRADYVSQVEKKLEEITDKEKTAYNGAMLAENKGDSLAQSNINSSKEAYYQARQMYQALGDTVKVGEIDNKIQELNSQQNADLQTANNLVQEGLSQITANNPAQAINILTQAKNIYQKMKDTNNANTVDKYISQAQEFIKFESQNAEKLKTQEMEYSERLRQQEIQMQQQLQIKEAEIKAQHEEMERERQKRQEITRKMENASNLETQADQLAINERFEESISKYEETKKLLEEVNADGNFGNQMSKIEDLNKKIEKNEGYLLKRKAEEDFKNKKWKEAVEKFTQAKEKLEKSGTKQNEIAEIEKKLKKAEKKANKKWWQFWKIF, from the coding sequence ATGAGGAAAGATGAGGCAAAATTTATTACGGAATTTTTGAGTGAGGCTGGGACGAAGGTTGAAAATAACGATTATTTTGGGTATGTTTTGCTGGATAATTATGCGATTTGGGCTGTGGCAGATGGATTTGATGAGGAAGAAGGGGCAAAAGTTGCGGCAAGGATTGCTGTGGAATCTGCTATTGAATATTTTATGCTACGTCCACGATTTAACTATGATGTAATAAAGGAAATGATGGATTATGCCAATCTGAAAGTTAAGGAAAAACAGGAAGAAACTCAGAAATATTCTCTTATGCACACTTCTCTTTTAATCATTATAAGTAATTATAATTCAATTTTATATGGAAATATCGGAAATACAAGGTTTTATCATATTAGAGGCGGATATATCATTTCTCAAAGCAGAGATGACACGATAGCACAGCTTTTGGTGGACGAAGAGGCATTGAATATATCGGATATGAGATTTCACAGGCAAAGAAATGATTTGCTGCAGGCAATTGGGGATTTTGGGAAAATTAAGCCAAATATTATAAAAAAACCTGTAGAACTTATGGAAAAGGATGTTTTTTGCTTGACGACTGTAGGATTTTGGGAAAATATTGATGAGCATGATATGGAAAATGATTTATCCAGATTTGAGGATAAGAAGCAATGGTTAAATTCATTGGAAAAACGGATACTTGCTTCGCTTAGGGATAATATCGAAAATTATACGATTGCACAGGTAGAAGTAGGTGCTGTAGCAAGTCCAGAGCCGATGGAAAAGAATAAAAGGAAACTTATTAAAAAAATAATACTTGTAATGCTAATTATTGTTGTAATTATTTTGTTTGTTATAATTTGGAATGTAAAAAGGCGAAATGGTATTCTGCAGGCGGCAACACAGTATGAAAAATTGGCGGATGAGGAGATCTTAAAGAAAAATTTTAATAATTCAATTGATAATTTGAAACTTGAAATTGGAGAATACGAAAAATTAAAGCCAAAAAGCAGGGGAATAATAGGATTTCTTACAAATGCTGAGAAAAAAAGAGCTGATGCAAGTAAGAAAATTGATGAGATAAATAAGAAAATTGGAGAAACTGAGAAGATTAAAAAGGCATTTTCGGATATTAGTGAGGGAAATGAGATGTTTAACAGCGGGAATTATGACGAGGCGAACGTAAAATATCAGCAGGCTAAGTATAACCTGAATGACAATAGCTATAAACGGGATGAGCTGAACACGGAAGAGATTTTAACTACATTGGATTCACGGATAAATTCAACTGTGAAATTAAAGGAAGCTAAGGCTTTAGAGGTCGCTGGAGATACGGCGGTTAATGAAGGAAGCTACAATTTAGCAAAGGTTAGCTATAAAAATGCGGCTGATATGTATTTGGCAAATGGAAGGGCAGATTATGTTTCGCAAGTTGAGAAAAAGCTGGAGGAAATAACAGATAAGGAAAAAACAGCGTATAATGGGGCAATGCTTGCTGAAAATAAAGGGGATTCGCTGGCACAAAGCAATATTAATTCTTCAAAAGAGGCGTATTATCAGGCACGACAGATGTACCAGGCGCTTGGAGATACTGTGAAAGTGGGAGAAATTGACAATAAGATACAGGAACTCAATTCCCAGCAAAATGCTGATTTACAGACTGCCAACAATCTCGTTCAGGAAGGACTTTCGCAAATAACTGCTAATAATCCAGCACAAGCAATAAATATTCTAACGCAGGCTAAAAATATTTACCAGAAGATGAAAGATACAAATAATGCAAATACCGTGGACAAATACATAAGCCAGGCACAGGAATTTATTAAATTTGAGAGCCAGAATGCTGAAAAGTTGAAAACACAGGAAATGGAATATTCGGAAAGGTTAAGGCAGCAGGAAATTCAAATGCAGCAGCAACTGCAGATAAAAGAAGCTGAAATCAAGGCACAGCATGAAGAAATGGAGCGGGAGCGTCAAAAACGTCAAGAAATAACAAGAAAAATGGAAAATGCGTCAAATCTGGAAACGCAGGCTGATCAGCTGGCTATAAATGAAAGATTTGAAGAAAGTATTTCAAAATATGAGGAAACAAAGAAACTTCTGGAAGAGGTGAATGCAGATGGAAATTTTGGAAATCAGATGTCTAAAATTGAGGATTTGAATAAAAAAATTGAAAAAAATGAGGGATATTTATTAAAGAGAAAAGCAGAAGAGGATTTTAAGAATAAAAAATGGAAGGAAGCTGTGGAAAAATTTACGCAGGCAAAGGAAAAGCTGGAAAAAAGCGGTACAAAACAAAATGAAATAGCTGAAATTGAGAAAAAGCTGAAAAAGGCTGAGAAAAAGGCAAATAAAAAATGGTGGCAGTTTTGGAAGATTTTTTAA
- a CDS encoding serine/threonine-protein kinase has product MDFLLKGTILNGKYKILNYVAKSDFSNIYMCEDRQGEKVIIKECYPSEIVMRNGKEVFTEKYKKDFENLKGCFWKEKCILEKFLKKSKRRKQRFVNDVVKLVDFFSENGTNYIVTEYFREVTLKKYILENRIKNGKVRINHILEIFFKIAEVVCKIHKKGIIHCDLKPSNILIDIRGNIRIIDFGASLKKKEKVEFVKVSDGYSPIEIYSEKVEIDERTDVYSLGALLYFMLCGVKVDGAIKRFYKAELEFGREVILGFEKVGKFKEVEEVIKKGLEFDRQKRFGNVREMIEKLRKIFA; this is encoded by the coding sequence ATGGATTTTTTATTAAAGGGAACAATATTGAATGGGAAGTATAAAATTTTAAATTATGTAGCTAAAAGTGATTTTTCCAATATTTATATGTGCGAAGATAGACAAGGGGAAAAAGTAATTATTAAAGAATGTTATCCTTCGGAAATTGTTATGAGAAATGGCAAAGAGGTTTTTACGGAAAAGTATAAGAAAGATTTTGAAAATCTGAAAGGATGTTTTTGGAAAGAAAAATGTATTTTGGAGAAATTTTTGAAAAAATCTAAAAGGAGGAAACAGAGATTTGTGAATGATGTTGTTAAACTTGTGGATTTTTTTAGTGAAAATGGGACAAATTATATTGTTACTGAATATTTTCGTGAAGTTACCTTGAAAAAATATATTTTGGAAAATCGGATAAAAAATGGAAAAGTGAGGATAAATCATATTTTGGAAATATTTTTTAAAATTGCCGAAGTAGTTTGTAAAATTCATAAAAAGGGAATTATTCATTGTGATTTGAAGCCTTCTAATATTTTGATTGATATTAGGGGAAATATCAGGATTATCGATTTTGGAGCGAGCTTGAAAAAGAAGGAAAAGGTTGAGTTTGTTAAGGTTTCAGATGGGTATTCGCCGATTGAAATTTATTCAGAGAAAGTTGAGATTGATGAAAGAACTGATGTTTATTCGCTTGGGGCACTTTTATATTTTATGCTTTGTGGAGTGAAAGTGGATGGGGCGATTAAGAGGTTTTATAAGGCTGAACTGGAGTTTGGAAGGGAAGTTATTTTAGGATTTGAGAAGGTTGGGAAATTTAAGGAAGTGGAAGAAGTTATAAAAAAGGGGTTGGAATTTGACAGACAGAAAAGGTTTGGAAATGTTAGGGAAATGATTGAAAAATTGAGAAAAATTTTTGCTTAA
- a CDS encoding glucose-1-phosphate adenylyltransferase: MKVLAMILAGGRGSRLDILSEKRVKPSVPFAGKFRIIDFALSNCSNSGIYDVALLTQYLPLSLNEHIGSGKPWDFDRRDTAITMLQPHEKLGGNSWYQGTADAIRQNIDFIKSKNPKYVLILSGDHIYKMDYRWMLKEHEENDAELTIAVQPVPIEEASRFGIFEVDQNKKILSFEEKPAEPKSNLASMGIYIFNTDSLLEYLEKLENHDLDFGNHVIPAMIQEDRKVYVHTYDSYWKDVGTYDSYLEANLDLIKKSEEVGINLYDQGWKIYTRSEDLAPVRIGVTGSVQNSLICNGCKIEGSVENSVLGPGVTVRKGATIRNCIIFSGTYVDANSHLDTIIADKKTYIGKNSFIGNGNANIPNKERPDLLSSGITVIGKGVVIPDGSIIGKNVRIFSGVKIDEHNRLIETGETVKW; this comes from the coding sequence ATGAAAGTTTTAGCTATGATTTTAGCTGGTGGAAGAGGTTCAAGACTTGACATTCTATCAGAAAAAAGAGTTAAACCAAGTGTTCCTTTTGCTGGAAAATTCAGAATTATTGATTTTGCGCTAAGTAACTGTTCAAATTCTGGTATTTATGATGTTGCATTACTTACACAATATTTGCCATTATCACTAAATGAACATATCGGATCTGGAAAACCATGGGATTTTGACAGAAGAGACACTGCAATCACAATGTTGCAGCCACATGAAAAACTTGGCGGAAATTCTTGGTATCAAGGAACTGCCGATGCAATTAGACAAAATATTGATTTTATTAAAAGTAAGAACCCTAAATATGTATTGATTTTATCTGGAGATCATATTTACAAAATGGATTACAGATGGATGTTAAAAGAACACGAAGAAAATGACGCTGAATTAACAATTGCTGTACAGCCAGTACCTATTGAAGAGGCAAGCAGATTCGGTATTTTTGAAGTTGATCAAAATAAAAAAATCTTAAGCTTTGAAGAAAAGCCTGCTGAACCAAAAAGTAACCTAGCTTCAATGGGAATTTATATTTTTAACACAGATTCATTATTAGAATACCTTGAAAAATTGGAAAATCACGATTTAGATTTTGGAAATCACGTTATTCCTGCAATGATACAGGAAGACAGAAAAGTTTATGTTCACACTTATGATAGCTACTGGAAAGATGTAGGAACTTATGATTCATACTTGGAAGCAAATCTGGATTTAATCAAAAAATCTGAAGAAGTTGGAATTAACTTGTATGACCAAGGATGGAAAATTTACACAAGAAGTGAAGACTTAGCACCTGTAAGAATCGGAGTTACAGGAAGTGTTCAAAATTCATTAATCTGTAATGGATGTAAAATTGAAGGAAGTGTGGAAAATTCAGTATTAGGACCTGGAGTTACTGTTAGAAAAGGTGCAACTATTAGAAACTGTATTATTTTCTCTGGAACATATGTAGATGCAAATTCTCACTTAGATACAATTATTGCTGATAAAAAAACATACATTGGTAAAAATTCATTTATAGGGAATGGAAATGCAAATATTCCTAACAAGGAACGTCCAGATTTATTATCTTCAGGAATAACAGTAATTGGTAAAGGTGTAGTTATTCCTGATGGTTCAATTATTGGTAAAAATGTAAGAATTTTTTCTGGAGTAAAAATTGATGAGCATAACAGATTAATTGAAACAGGGGAAACTGTAAAATGGTAG
- a CDS encoding DnaJ domain-containing protein, which yields MDYYKILEVPENADISEIKKKYRKMAMKYHPDRNAGDEKAVKKFREITEAYEVLSNDKRRKEYDYKRKNASNHLKNKNNKENFKDRSFQNNFTFGKEFFKSATEMKGMFENSFGLDKMRKNKAKAEKESVKSRFENFFDMKEKK from the coding sequence ATGGATTATTATAAAATACTGGAAGTACCTGAGAATGCAGATATTTCTGAAATAAAAAAGAAATATAGAAAAATGGCAATGAAATATCATCCTGACAGAAACGCAGGAGATGAAAAAGCTGTAAAAAAATTTCGAGAAATAACAGAGGCGTATGAAGTTCTTTCAAATGATAAAAGACGGAAAGAGTATGATTACAAAAGAAAAAATGCGAGCAATCATCTAAAAAATAAAAATAATAAGGAAAATTTTAAAGATAGATCTTTTCAAAATAATTTTACTTTTGGAAAAGAGTTTTTTAAAAGTGCAACCGAAATGAAAGGAATGTTTGAAAACAGTTTTGGGCTAGATAAAATGAGGAAGAATAAAGCAAAAGCTGAAAAAGAAAGTGTGAAAAGCAGGTTTGAGAATTTTTTTGATATGAAAGAGAAAAAGTAA
- a CDS encoding FHA domain-containing protein: MLWGIRRSFTNWGNIFRRPFGRGSIYRLERLRSVARLGKNRENGKINDEMSKISVEKGIKKYEKRKLNAKNQKSYKFLNIKNILIMTVLIFTFIFVHLSGYSTKSLYFSIFIYIGVTLYLLIVERFFEKVEVEEEIKNIKHEREREHNVFLERVKEIEDLEKKQIEHIFLKDSEDYDMKIWKIGRATSLLIGKQSSRNRVDIDVSEGIYSNLVSRAHGILNRVNGIWYYEDLGSQNGSGIERSLDKRKIKLKKNIPVKVESGDIIYLATTKILLK, encoded by the coding sequence ATGTTGTGGGGAATCAGAAGAAGTTTTACAAATTGGGGAAATATTTTTAGGCGTCCATTTGGGCGTGGGAGTATTTACAGGCTGGAAAGACTTAGAAGTGTGGCACGGCTTGGAAAAAATAGAGAAAATGGAAAAATTAACGATGAAATGAGTAAAATTAGTGTAGAAAAGGGAATTAAAAAATATGAAAAACGGAAATTGAATGCAAAAAATCAAAAAAGTTATAAATTTTTAAATATAAAAAATATTTTAATAATGACAGTTTTAATATTTACATTCATTTTTGTACATCTTTCAGGATATTCTACAAAAAGTCTTTATTTTTCAATTTTTATTTATATTGGAGTTACACTTTACCTGCTTATTGTAGAAAGATTTTTTGAAAAGGTGGAAGTTGAGGAGGAAATCAAAAATATAAAGCATGAGAGAGAAAGAGAGCATAATGTATTTTTAGAAAGAGTGAAGGAAATAGAGGATTTGGAGAAAAAGCAGATTGAGCATATATTTTTGAAGGATTCAGAAGATTATGATATGAAAATTTGGAAAATTGGGAGGGCAACATCGCTTCTTATTGGGAAACAATCGTCAAGAAACAGGGTGGATATAGATGTAAGTGAAGGAATTTACTCAAATTTAGTCAGCAGGGCTCATGGAATCTTAAATCGTGTCAATGGAATCTGGTATTATGAGGATTTAGGCTCACAAAATGGAAGCGGAATTGAAAGAAGTTTAGATAAAAGGAAAATAAAACTGAAAAAAAATATACCAGTAAAAGTGGAATCAGGAGACATAATTTATTTAGCAACTACAAAAATATTATTAAAATAA
- a CDS encoding FHA domain-containing protein — MKLDRCKNGHIYDVSRYSLCPYCKSEGLETENLDDKINLVEEMKDEDRTTAYWSKDSTVDPVVGWLTCIEGHDKGKDYRIVSERNFVGRGENMDIQILGDTMISRKNHCSISYNPKQRKFMLTPGDSNGLIYLNGEAVYNTVELRAYSVVEMGESKFVFVNLCGDYFDWEKEKSREESVKRKYENLNDEKIVKNTNFQDKNNDLEVKIEDYEQI; from the coding sequence ATGAAATTGGATAGATGTAAAAATGGGCATATATATGATGTTTCAAGATACAGCTTATGTCCTTACTGCAAATCAGAAGGGCTGGAAACAGAAAATCTGGATGATAAAATTAATCTAGTTGAAGAAATGAAAGATGAAGACAGAACAACAGCCTACTGGTCTAAAGACAGCACAGTAGATCCAGTCGTGGGTTGGCTTACGTGTATTGAAGGGCATGATAAGGGAAAAGACTACAGAATTGTGAGTGAACGCAACTTTGTTGGGCGTGGAGAAAATATGGATATACAAATTTTAGGAGATACTATGATTTCTAGAAAAAACCATTGTTCAATAAGCTATAATCCCAAACAGCGAAAATTTATGCTAACTCCTGGAGATTCCAACGGACTTATTTATCTAAATGGAGAAGCAGTCTACAACACAGTAGAACTAAGAGCTTATTCAGTAGTGGAAATGGGGGAAAGTAAGTTTGTATTTGTGAATTTGTGCGGAGATTATTTTGACTGGGAAAAGGAAAAATCAAGAGAGGAAAGCGTGAAAAGAAAATATGAAAATTTAAACGATGAAAAAATTGTGAAAAATACGAATTTTCAGGATAAAAATAATGATTTAGAAGTAAAAATCGAAGATTACGAACAGATTTAA
- a CDS encoding efflux RND transporter periplasmic adaptor subunit → MRKKDEIIWIMPTIFIFIILFMIKFCTPKVNQKYVIEKITRENLELFVDMKGTVVAHNITKIGLDVNLSVDDVYYKAGDFVKKGDVIVKFSDYQKNGLNEKRMLLVIKNRELRNLEKQKELGADVSQKIQELRGEISGLEIEIKDEMRNTRLVQRSVRSPFDAYIVKINAVKGGITNKNEPILILAKRENLKIVSENVKSGKVKNLNIGNVAKISIFRRENKKIGGEKTLEELIEMKNDKNKEILQDKNKIKENSDLFSEKKVIEAELFKTNKIGDMNVFEFLPTLFKDLFLNEQVNIRVIYKKKENILAVPKKAVIFKNQKSYIYLIDKNNLVKEKEVFIGMDNGEKIEIFGMDIGEGIEIIGNPDDKIGNNVIVERRNVKDEEIEKRKKLERLERENEKLGNRIDENEREIIRLKRK, encoded by the coding sequence TTGAGAAAAAAAGATGAAATAATTTGGATAATGCCCACAATTTTTATTTTTATTATTCTTTTTATGATAAAATTCTGTACTCCAAAAGTTAATCAGAAATATGTTATTGAAAAAATAACACGTGAAAATCTTGAACTTTTTGTGGATATGAAAGGAACTGTTGTTGCACATAATATTACTAAAATTGGACTGGATGTGAATTTATCCGTTGATGATGTTTATTACAAGGCTGGAGATTTTGTAAAAAAGGGCGATGTAATAGTGAAGTTTAGTGATTATCAGAAAAATGGATTGAATGAAAAACGTATGTTATTAGTGATTAAAAATCGGGAATTACGAAATTTGGAAAAACAAAAGGAATTGGGAGCTGATGTTAGTCAGAAAATTCAGGAATTACGCGGAGAAATATCAGGATTGGAAATTGAAATTAAAGATGAAATGAGAAATACAAGATTGGTTCAGAGAAGTGTAAGAAGTCCATTTGATGCTTACATTGTGAAAATTAATGCAGTGAAAGGTGGAATTACAAACAAAAATGAGCCTATTTTGATTCTTGCCAAAAGGGAAAATTTAAAAATAGTTAGTGAAAATGTGAAAAGTGGTAAAGTTAAAAATCTGAATATTGGAAATGTTGCCAAAATTAGTATTTTTAGGAGAGAAAATAAAAAGATTGGGGGAGAAAAAACACTTGAAGAATTAATTGAAATGAAAAATGATAAGAATAAGGAAATTTTGCAAGATAAGAATAAAATAAAAGAGAATTCAGATTTATTTTCTGAAAAAAAGGTTATTGAAGCAGAATTATTTAAGACTAATAAAATTGGGGATATGAATGTGTTTGAATTTTTGCCAACATTATTTAAGGATTTGTTTTTAAATGAGCAAGTAAATATTCGTGTGATTTATAAGAAAAAAGAGAATATTCTGGCTGTTCCAAAAAAGGCTGTTATTTTTAAAAATCAAAAAAGTTATATTTATTTGATTGATAAGAATAATTTGGTTAAAGAAAAAGAAGTGTTTATTGGGATGGATAACGGAGAGAAGATTGAAATTTTTGGAATGGATATTGGAGAGGGAATCGAAATCATTGGGAATCCTGATGATAAAATTGGGAATAATGTGATTGTGGAGCGACGAAATGTTAAGGATGAGGAAATTGAAAAGAGGAAAAAATTGGAAAGGTTAGAGAGGGAAAATGAAAAGCTGGGGAATAGAATAGATGAGAATGAGAGGGAGATTATCAGACTGAAGAGAAAATAA